One stretch of Serinicoccus hydrothermalis DNA includes these proteins:
- a CDS encoding AMIN-like domain-containing (lipo)protein gives MSEEQEVRALLEGASRVGRDERLAPDEAWGAGRRRRTRKRVGGAVGSGAATLAAAVLVWQTGFLGGGDGTDGVAAEFPRGGTTFVFAEVGSDPGADPASGSAVTPVDADELVGTGWDLQEELWRGGDSGAIVGADVPTELSFPAVGGGWGITVDGCGEATAQGSLDLEPDGAFAPQELTTTDIGCSAEVQRAEDFWMEALAGGGSVHRLGDEGSGLLLLTVVVPTTDEPIAAQTPPAQLTATEPTATTPARDAQTSPQPTAAGPLPTVPSASAEEPSTAEPEPPVADEPASPVSDPEPEPAEDPEAQEPSPAPVEEEPEPQPPIVDPGTGVDPGSGEGPDLPWTEPAVRSEGGGGVVGGGQLFAPELRAGRHEGFDRVVVDLTGTPASTGPGWVASYEGSPTRAGSGAPAGVAGDSVLQLVLGGMAYPEPGDPVYDAGDYGLDTHSLGAVVEVIRTTPFEGQLQVFVGMTGEPRAYRVFTLSDPLRLVVDIDTSSPTS, from the coding sequence ATGAGCGAGGAGCAGGAGGTCCGCGCGCTGCTCGAGGGCGCGTCGAGGGTCGGGCGCGACGAGCGCCTCGCTCCCGACGAGGCCTGGGGCGCCGGCCGCCGCCGTCGCACCCGGAAGCGGGTCGGCGGCGCCGTCGGCAGCGGTGCCGCGACCCTCGCCGCGGCCGTGCTGGTGTGGCAGACCGGCTTCCTCGGCGGCGGCGACGGGACCGACGGCGTGGCCGCCGAGTTCCCCCGGGGCGGCACCACCTTCGTCTTCGCCGAGGTCGGCTCGGACCCCGGCGCCGACCCCGCCTCGGGCTCGGCGGTGACCCCGGTGGACGCCGACGAGCTCGTCGGCACCGGCTGGGACCTGCAGGAGGAGCTGTGGCGCGGCGGCGACAGCGGCGCGATCGTCGGCGCGGACGTGCCGACCGAGCTGTCGTTCCCGGCCGTCGGCGGCGGGTGGGGAATCACCGTTGACGGGTGCGGCGAGGCCACCGCGCAGGGGAGCCTGGACCTCGAGCCGGACGGCGCCTTCGCACCGCAGGAGCTCACGACCACCGACATCGGGTGCTCGGCCGAGGTCCAGCGGGCGGAGGACTTCTGGATGGAGGCGCTCGCGGGTGGTGGCTCGGTCCACCGTCTCGGGGACGAGGGGTCGGGGTTGCTGCTGCTGACCGTCGTGGTGCCCACCACCGACGAGCCGATCGCCGCGCAGACCCCTCCAGCCCAGCTGACGGCCACGGAGCCGACCGCCACGACGCCTGCTCGTGACGCGCAGACCTCGCCGCAGCCGACCGCGGCAGGTCCCCTGCCCACGGTTCCCTCGGCGAGCGCCGAGGAGCCCTCCACGGCCGAGCCGGAGCCCCCGGTGGCGGACGAGCCAGCATCCCCGGTGTCGGACCCCGAGCCGGAGCCGGCCGAGGACCCTGAGGCGCAGGAGCCGTCCCCCGCACCGGTCGAGGAGGAGCCCGAGCCGCAGCCGCCCATCGTGGATCCCGGGACCGGGGTCGACCCGGGCTCCGGGGAAGGACCCGACCTGCCGTGGACCGAGCCCGCCGTCCGGTCCGAGGGTGGGGGAGGCGTGGTGGGCGGGGGCCAGCTCTTCGCGCCCGAGCTCCGCGCCGGCCGGCACGAGGGCTTCGACCGCGTCGTCGTGGACCTCACCGGCACCCCGGCGTCCACCGGGCCGGGATGGGTGGCGTCCTACGAGGGCTCGCCGACCCGTGCCGGTTCGGGTGCGCCGGCCGGGGTGGCGGGCGACAGCGTGCTGCAGCTCGTGCTCGGCGGCATGGCATACCCGGAGCCGGGGGACCCGGTCTACGACGCCGGGGACTACGGCCTTGACACCCACTCGCTCGGTGCCGTCGTCGAGGTCATCCGCACCACGCCCTTCGAGGGCCAGCTCCAGGTCTTCGTCGGCATGACCGGCGAGCCACGCGCATACCGTGTCTTCACCCTCAGCGATCCGCTGCGCCTCGTGGTCGACATCGACACCTCGTCGCCGACCTCCTGA
- a CDS encoding amino acid ABC transporter permease has protein sequence MLELIEQFDVLGAFWLNIRLAAVSFVLALLLGTVVAILRLAPVRVLNWFGATYVTLLRNTPLTLIILFTNLGLWLQLGVELASREDNPNFLIQNNFRLAVLGLTVYHAAFICEAIRSGVNTIPVGQSEAARSIGLGFGQSLREVILPQAFRGAITPIGNVLIALIKNTTVAVAIGNREVAYAMRNMMEFRPDAGIFIFLVVAIGFVILTLPVGIGTSWLSAKLAVKR, from the coding sequence GTGCTTGAGCTGATCGAGCAGTTCGACGTGCTGGGGGCGTTCTGGCTCAACATCAGGCTGGCCGCCGTGTCCTTCGTCCTGGCACTCCTGCTGGGCACGGTGGTGGCGATCCTGCGTCTCGCGCCGGTCCGGGTGCTGAACTGGTTCGGTGCGACCTATGTCACCCTGCTGCGCAACACGCCGCTGACCCTCATCATCCTCTTCACCAACCTGGGCCTGTGGCTGCAGCTGGGGGTCGAGCTCGCCTCCCGCGAGGACAACCCCAACTTCCTCATCCAGAACAACTTCCGGCTCGCGGTGCTGGGCCTCACGGTCTACCACGCCGCCTTCATCTGCGAGGCGATCCGCTCCGGCGTCAACACCATCCCCGTGGGGCAGAGCGAGGCCGCCCGGTCGATCGGGCTGGGCTTCGGCCAGAGCCTGCGCGAGGTGATTCTGCCGCAGGCCTTCCGGGGTGCGATCACCCCCATCGGCAACGTGCTCATCGCACTCATCAAGAACACCACCGTCGCCGTCGCCATCGGCAACCGCGAGGTCGCCTACGCGATGCGCAACATGATGGAGTTCCGCCCCGACGCCGGGATCTTCATCTTCCTCGTCGTCGCCATCGGCTTCGTCATCCTCACCCTGCCGGTCGGGATCGGCACGAGCTGGCTCTCGGCGAAGCTGGCGGTGAAGCGATGA
- a CDS encoding glucose-1-phosphate adenylyltransferase family protein yields the protein MSTLPADLRVLAIVQAGGQGSRMDVLTRERAKPALPFAASHALVDFPLSALAAAGISDVWVSVQFQSSSLDSYLAGGRPWDLDRTRGGFRRVTPEEGSGTAHEDGFSHGNADGLFRMREAIRLEDPDVLLVLSADHIFSLDLRAVMAEHLEREAECTLVTAQIGRQEARHKMVVAHDRRGRVTEVWNKPSRPRYGTVATEIFLYRPDVLLEELDRLRRELNRTGEDTHDTGLGDFGEHLVPALVRRGRVYAAPMTGYWKDVGRPQAYLQAHRDLLAGKVDVFDHPDRPVLGPAIPGVPGWVGEDGELVDAMIGSGSRVRGRVVRSVLGPDVEVQRGAVVEDSVLLSEVVVEAHATVRSAIVDRGVWIGRDAVVGAAPPGTRVTDAAIALIGQDSRVGRGTTVPPGARLEPGSTT from the coding sequence GTGAGCACGCTCCCGGCGGACCTGAGGGTCCTCGCCATCGTCCAGGCCGGTGGCCAGGGCAGCCGGATGGACGTGCTCACCCGGGAGCGGGCCAAGCCCGCCCTCCCCTTCGCGGCCAGCCACGCGCTGGTCGACTTCCCCCTCTCCGCACTCGCCGCCGCGGGGATCAGCGACGTGTGGGTCTCGGTGCAGTTCCAGTCCAGCTCCCTCGACAGCTACCTCGCCGGAGGTCGACCGTGGGACCTCGACCGCACGCGCGGCGGCTTCCGGCGGGTGACCCCTGAGGAGGGGTCCGGGACCGCGCACGAGGACGGCTTCAGCCATGGGAACGCCGACGGGCTCTTCCGGATGCGCGAGGCGATCCGGCTCGAGGACCCGGACGTCCTGCTCGTCCTGTCCGCCGACCACATCTTCAGCCTCGACCTGCGCGCGGTGATGGCCGAGCACCTGGAGCGCGAGGCGGAGTGCACCCTGGTGACCGCGCAGATCGGCCGGCAGGAGGCGCGGCACAAGATGGTGGTCGCGCACGATCGGCGAGGACGGGTGACGGAGGTCTGGAACAAGCCGAGCAGGCCCCGGTACGGCACCGTGGCCACCGAGATCTTCCTCTACCGCCCGGACGTGCTGCTCGAGGAGCTCGACCGCCTGCGTCGCGAGCTGAACCGCACCGGCGAGGACACGCACGACACCGGGCTCGGTGACTTCGGCGAGCACCTGGTGCCGGCTCTCGTCCGACGGGGACGGGTGTATGCCGCACCGATGACGGGGTACTGGAAGGACGTGGGCCGACCACAGGCATACCTCCAGGCCCACCGCGACCTGCTGGCCGGCAAGGTCGACGTCTTCGACCATCCCGACCGGCCCGTGCTCGGGCCGGCCATCCCAGGCGTGCCCGGCTGGGTCGGCGAGGACGGTGAGCTGGTCGACGCCATGATCGGTTCGGGCTCGCGGGTCCGGGGGCGGGTGGTCCGCTCGGTCCTCGGCCCGGACGTCGAGGTCCAGCGGGGCGCGGTCGTCGAGGACAGCGTGCTGCTGTCCGAGGTCGTCGTCGAGGCGCACGCGACGGTGCGCTCGGCGATCGTGGACCGAGGGGTATGGATCGGCCGGGACGCCGTGGTCGGCGCGGCACCACCCGGGACCCGGGTCACCGATGCCGCGATCGCGCTCATCGGTCAGGACAGCCGCGTCGGCCGGGGCACGACCGTCCCTCCCGGCGCCCGGCTGGAGCCGGGCAGCACGACCTGA
- a CDS encoding amino acid ABC transporter permease — protein sequence MSAQQVLFDIPGPKARARHLVYGVVGSLAILGLLALAAMRLAERGQFEAAKWTPFLEPGTWTFYLIPGLQATLTAALVSVVLSMLIGVGLAMLRMSDLAPVRWASGVFVEFFRAVPVLIMMIFAWQMLVKNSAMVALMDTLGLTGANATFIAVVTGLVLYNSSVICEVVRSGVGSLPGGQREAGLSVGLSPAQVRRSILVPQALTAMLPALVSQIVVITKDTALGYVITYPEVVSRARQLGSADANILVVYLVVAVIFIIVNYAITKLAEWIEGRNRRKRRGTPGGEETESKVAAAQGAAMAEQARNT from the coding sequence ATGAGCGCGCAGCAGGTCCTCTTCGACATCCCCGGTCCCAAGGCACGGGCCCGGCACCTCGTCTACGGCGTCGTCGGGTCCCTCGCCATCCTCGGCCTGCTGGCCCTCGCGGCGATGCGGCTGGCCGAGCGCGGCCAGTTCGAGGCGGCCAAGTGGACGCCCTTCCTCGAGCCCGGCACCTGGACCTTCTACCTCATCCCCGGCCTGCAGGCCACGCTCACGGCGGCGCTGGTCTCGGTCGTGCTGTCGATGCTCATAGGGGTCGGCCTGGCCATGCTGCGGATGTCCGACCTGGCGCCGGTGCGCTGGGCCAGCGGTGTCTTCGTCGAGTTCTTCCGCGCCGTGCCGGTGCTCATCATGATGATCTTCGCCTGGCAGATGCTGGTGAAGAACTCCGCGATGGTGGCGCTCATGGACACCCTCGGGCTGACCGGCGCCAACGCGACCTTCATCGCCGTCGTCACCGGCCTGGTCCTCTACAACAGCTCGGTCATCTGCGAGGTGGTCCGCAGCGGTGTCGGGTCGTTGCCCGGTGGTCAGCGGGAAGCCGGCCTGTCCGTCGGTCTGTCGCCGGCGCAGGTGCGTCGCTCCATCCTCGTGCCGCAGGCCCTGACCGCCATGCTGCCGGCGCTCGTCAGCCAGATCGTCGTCATCACCAAGGACACCGCGCTCGGCTACGTCATCACCTACCCCGAGGTGGTGAGCCGGGCCCGCCAGCTCGGGTCGGCCGACGCCAACATCCTCGTCGTCTACCTCGTCGTGGCCGTGATCTTCATCATCGTCAACTACGCCATCACCAAGCTGGCGGAGTGGATCGAGGGCCGCAACCGGCGCAAGCGCCGTGGCACGCCGGGCGGTGAAGAGACCGAGAGCAAGGTCGCCGCCGCCCAGGGCGCGGCGATGGCCGAGCAGGCGAGGAACACGTAG
- a CDS encoding phosphotransferase, translated as MSDLRAVLPPGARLGAGVPLGGSGRSMVHRREVLSGPEDWGSSVVVKRFLPQPEGRRAAMGWRREVTGLRHLRGTPRLLATDEEAQVLVMEDLGAHPTLADVLLRADGETAWRHTVTWAGVLGGSVVADRDALEQARRGLGTELLAEDRAWQVDLPRRGVDRLVEVAGLRSGRAAAAQARDVVDQLQHDTGRRVLGPGDACPDNAVVSPTGIRLLDLEGAGVRHLAFDAAYAAEPFSTC; from the coding sequence GTGAGCGACCTGCGGGCGGTCCTGCCGCCCGGTGCCCGCCTCGGTGCGGGAGTCCCGTTGGGAGGGTCGGGCCGATCGATGGTCCACCGGCGCGAGGTGCTGAGCGGGCCGGAGGACTGGGGCAGCTCGGTGGTGGTGAAGCGCTTCCTGCCCCAGCCGGAGGGTCGGCGGGCGGCCATGGGGTGGCGCCGCGAGGTCACCGGGTTGCGTCACCTGAGGGGCACGCCCCGCCTGCTCGCGACGGACGAAGAGGCGCAGGTCCTGGTCATGGAGGACCTCGGTGCCCACCCGACGCTGGCCGACGTCCTGCTGAGGGCGGACGGGGAGACCGCCTGGCGGCATACCGTCACCTGGGCCGGAGTCCTCGGAGGGTCCGTGGTGGCCGACCGCGACGCCCTGGAGCAGGCCCGGCGGGGTCTCGGCACCGAGCTCCTCGCGGAGGACCGGGCGTGGCAGGTGGACCTCCCGCGCCGCGGGGTGGACCGGCTGGTCGAGGTGGCGGGCCTCCGGTCGGGCAGGGCGGCGGCGGCGCAGGCCAGGGATGTCGTCGACCAGCTGCAGCACGACACCGGTCGGCGCGTGCTCGGACCCGGCGACGCCTGTCCCGACAACGCCGTGGTCAGCCCGACCGGCATCCGGCTGCTGGACCTGGAGGGCGCCGGGGTGCGCCACCTCGCGTTCGACGCGGCCTACGCCGCCGAGCCGTTCAGCACCTGCTGA
- the ligD gene encoding non-homologous end-joining DNA ligase, whose protein sequence is MPKATSPATEVEVGGRAVRISNPDRVYFPELGLTKLDLAHYYLAVGEGVVTALRERPCMMHRFPDGITGERVHQKRLPRGAPDWMETVHVTFPRWNRTADELCVTELAQVIWSVQMSCVEFHPWNSRRGHVEQPDEWRIDLDPGEECDFATVRRVAGVAQEVLDELGATGWPKTTGSKGLHVYVRIPPEHGFADVRRAALAFAREVERRTDEATTTWWRKDRDPSQVFVDFNQNARDHTIAAAYSVRATPDARVSAPLRWDEVADCEPGDFTVRTMPERYAELGDLHAGIDDAVFDLAPLLEWARRDEAAGAETPDAPDS, encoded by the coding sequence ATGCCCAAGGCGACCAGCCCCGCGACCGAGGTCGAGGTGGGTGGTCGCGCGGTGCGGATCTCCAACCCGGACCGGGTCTACTTCCCCGAGCTCGGGCTGACCAAGCTCGACCTGGCGCACTACTACCTCGCCGTCGGCGAGGGCGTCGTCACCGCGCTGCGGGAGCGGCCGTGCATGATGCACCGCTTCCCCGACGGGATCACCGGCGAGCGGGTCCACCAGAAGCGGCTGCCGCGCGGCGCCCCGGACTGGATGGAGACGGTGCACGTCACCTTCCCGCGGTGGAACCGCACCGCGGACGAGCTGTGCGTCACCGAGCTGGCGCAGGTGATCTGGTCGGTGCAGATGAGCTGCGTGGAGTTCCACCCGTGGAACAGCCGGCGCGGGCACGTGGAGCAGCCGGACGAGTGGCGGATCGACCTCGATCCGGGCGAGGAGTGCGACTTCGCCACCGTGCGCCGCGTCGCCGGTGTGGCCCAGGAGGTGCTGGACGAGCTGGGCGCCACCGGCTGGCCGAAGACCACGGGATCCAAGGGCCTGCACGTCTACGTGCGGATCCCGCCGGAGCACGGCTTCGCCGACGTGCGTCGCGCGGCGCTGGCCTTCGCCCGCGAGGTCGAGCGCCGCACCGACGAGGCGACCACGACGTGGTGGCGCAAGGACCGGGACCCGAGCCAGGTCTTCGTCGACTTCAACCAGAACGCGCGGGACCACACCATCGCGGCGGCCTACTCGGTCCGCGCGACGCCGGACGCCCGGGTGTCCGCGCCGCTGCGGTGGGACGAGGTCGCCGACTGCGAGCCGGGCGACTTCACCGTGCGCACGATGCCGGAGCGGTATGCCGAGCTCGGTGACCTGCACGCCGGGATCGACGACGCCGTCTTCGACCTCGCGCCGCTGCTGGAGTGGGCGCGGCGCGACGAGGCCGCCGGGGCCGAGACCCCCGACGCCCCCGACTCCTGA
- a CDS encoding MDR family MFS transporter, whose translation MSASVEAPRTLSDDADGNDDARVRLVLRVLTAAAFVVILNETLMLNALPPLMAAFGVDAGAGQWLTTGFMLTMAVVIPMTGWLLKRLSIRSAFVLAMSVFIVGTATAAFAPTFSVLLVGRVIQASGTAVMMPLLMTTIMTMVPKERRGSVMGNLTLAISVAPAMGPPVSGLILQFASWRWLFLLVLPIAAAMLLGGARLLRGSEPGEEARLDVISALLTALGFGGLVYGLSALGEGAAGPVGPGTSLGVAGVALALFAWRQLRLARRDEALVFLDLRALQVTRYVVPLALMCLAFMALIGAMLLLPILLQEVRGFSTLASGLMLMPGGLAMGLLGPTVGRLYDRVGPRPLVVPGGIGLVAGMSGMAMLATQVPWWGLVSLHVLVSLSLAFLFTPCFTAGLGALPNRLYSHGSAMLGTGQQVSAAAGTALVVTVMETRAYQLGQGGLPELEALSGGIGAGLVVATAITVGVLVLALFVRAPLPDQPEDSGPRPEDEPRDTADGTGTAYPEPVT comes from the coding sequence GTGTCTGCGTCCGTCGAGGCCCCGCGCACGCTCAGCGACGACGCCGACGGCAACGACGACGCGCGGGTGCGGCTCGTGCTGCGGGTGCTCACCGCCGCCGCCTTCGTGGTCATCCTCAACGAGACGCTCATGCTCAACGCGCTGCCGCCGCTCATGGCGGCCTTCGGGGTCGACGCCGGCGCCGGTCAGTGGCTCACGACCGGCTTCATGCTGACCATGGCGGTCGTCATCCCGATGACCGGGTGGCTGCTCAAGCGGCTGTCGATCCGCTCGGCCTTCGTGCTGGCGATGAGCGTCTTCATCGTCGGCACTGCCACCGCCGCCTTCGCGCCCACCTTCTCGGTCCTGCTGGTCGGCCGGGTGATCCAGGCCAGCGGCACCGCCGTGATGATGCCGCTGCTCATGACCACGATCATGACGATGGTGCCCAAGGAGCGCCGCGGCAGCGTCATGGGCAACCTCACGCTGGCGATCTCGGTGGCCCCGGCGATGGGCCCACCGGTCTCCGGCCTCATCCTGCAGTTCGCCTCCTGGCGCTGGCTCTTCCTGCTCGTCCTGCCCATCGCCGCGGCGATGCTCCTCGGCGGCGCCCGGCTGCTGCGGGGCAGCGAGCCCGGCGAGGAGGCACGCCTCGACGTCATCAGCGCGCTGCTCACCGCCCTCGGCTTCGGCGGCCTGGTCTACGGCCTGAGCGCGCTCGGCGAGGGTGCCGCCGGCCCGGTCGGCCCCGGCACCTCCCTGGGCGTCGCCGGCGTCGCGCTGGCCCTCTTCGCCTGGCGCCAGCTGCGCCTGGCCCGCCGGGACGAGGCCCTGGTCTTCCTCGACCTGCGCGCGCTGCAGGTGACGCGGTATGTCGTGCCCCTGGCCCTCATGTGCCTCGCCTTCATGGCGCTCATCGGGGCGATGCTGCTGCTGCCGATCCTGCTGCAGGAGGTGCGCGGCTTCAGCACGCTGGCCTCCGGCCTCATGCTCATGCCCGGTGGTCTCGCGATGGGGCTGCTGGGCCCGACGGTCGGACGGCTCTACGACCGCGTCGGGCCGCGACCGCTGGTCGTCCCCGGCGGGATCGGCCTGGTGGCCGGCATGTCCGGGATGGCGATGCTCGCCACGCAGGTGCCGTGGTGGGGGCTGGTGTCCCTGCACGTCCTGGTGAGCCTGTCCCTGGCCTTCCTCTTCACCCCCTGCTTCACCGCGGGCCTCGGCGCCCTGCCCAACCGGCTCTACAGCCACGGCAGCGCGATGCTGGGCACCGGGCAGCAGGTCTCCGCCGCGGCCGGCACGGCGCTGGTGGTGACTGTCATGGAGACCCGCGCCTACCAGCTGGGCCAGGGTGGGCTCCCCGAGCTCGAGGCCCTCTCCGGGGGAATCGGCGCCGGCCTCGTCGTCGCCACGGCCATCACGGTCGGGGTGCTGGTTCTCGCGCTCTTCGTGCGCGCGCCGCTGCCGGACCAGCCCGAGGACAGCGGGCCCCGGCCGGAGGACGAGCCGCGCGACACCGCCGACGGGACGGGGACGGCATACCCCGAGCCCGTAACCTGA
- the dnaG gene encoding DNA primase produces the protein MPRIKDEDVKAVKERASIEEVVREHVTLRTAGVGAMKGLCPFHDEKTPSFQIRTALGSYHCFGCGVGGDVISFLMEIDHLTFTEAVERLADKLGITLRYEETGIGGRGRGEQAPVGQRTRLMEAHRVAEEFYHEALLRSGEGRKGRDFLRDKGFTGEHAARFMVGYAPREGTALVSHLRSRGFTEEELVLGGLANRRGRGLSDRFQGRVLWPIRAITGDTVGFGARRLYDDDWSPAKYLNTSETPIYKKTGVLYGLDLAKKPIATERTAVVVEGYTDVMAAHLSGVETAVATCGTAFGSDHISILRRILRDEAGRAPAKVIFTFDGDAAGQKAAMKAFEQDQRWAAQSYVAVAADGQDPNDLWIATKDEQGEERGRAVRELVASATPLFEFAVRTTLAPYDLSEAAQRVQAMRAVAPILAQIRDRTLRPEVVRDVSGWMGVDPDVLATEVHRAQSRPAPTAPRAPAADAAAQDAPEQPSLPQPDLRDPVQVAERHLVQVALQYPLAIVAEDMDELGPEALRAPMHRAIWHAMREAGGVQGAAGRSARSWVEAVLAGTPPPVHPLVHELSVAALPDRLDPQSGMPREAFVDWLVLRVRLAGVEQEVSDLLGQQSRAPEGSPDKRALDERLMELHRERARLRARME, from the coding sequence GTGCCGCGGATCAAGGACGAGGACGTCAAGGCGGTCAAGGAGCGCGCCTCCATCGAGGAGGTCGTGCGCGAGCACGTGACGCTGCGCACCGCGGGCGTGGGCGCGATGAAGGGCCTGTGCCCCTTCCACGACGAGAAGACCCCGTCCTTCCAGATCAGGACCGCGCTCGGCAGCTACCACTGCTTCGGGTGCGGCGTGGGCGGCGACGTCATCTCCTTCCTCATGGAGATCGACCACCTGACCTTCACCGAGGCGGTCGAGCGGCTCGCGGACAAGCTCGGGATCACCCTGCGCTACGAGGAGACCGGTATCGGCGGGCGCGGCCGGGGCGAGCAGGCGCCGGTCGGGCAGCGCACCCGGCTCATGGAGGCGCACCGGGTCGCCGAGGAGTTCTACCACGAGGCGCTGCTGCGTTCCGGCGAGGGACGCAAGGGCCGGGACTTCCTGCGCGACAAGGGTTTCACCGGGGAGCACGCCGCCCGCTTCATGGTCGGGTATGCCCCCCGCGAGGGCACCGCGCTCGTGTCCCACCTGCGTTCGCGCGGGTTCACCGAGGAGGAGCTCGTGCTCGGCGGCCTGGCGAACCGCAGGGGGAGGGGTCTGTCCGACCGCTTCCAGGGCAGGGTGCTGTGGCCGATCCGGGCGATCACCGGCGACACCGTCGGGTTCGGCGCGCGCCGGCTCTACGACGACGACTGGAGCCCGGCGAAGTACCTCAACACCTCCGAGACGCCGATCTACAAGAAGACGGGCGTGCTCTACGGCCTCGACCTGGCCAAGAAGCCGATCGCCACCGAGCGGACGGCGGTGGTGGTGGAGGGCTACACCGACGTCATGGCGGCCCACCTGTCCGGGGTCGAGACCGCCGTCGCGACCTGCGGCACCGCCTTCGGCAGCGACCACATCTCGATCCTGCGGCGTATCCTGCGGGACGAGGCGGGGAGGGCGCCGGCGAAGGTCATCTTCACCTTCGACGGCGACGCCGCGGGCCAGAAGGCGGCGATGAAGGCCTTCGAGCAGGACCAGCGCTGGGCGGCCCAGTCCTACGTCGCCGTCGCCGCCGACGGGCAGGACCCCAACGACCTGTGGATCGCGACGAAGGACGAGCAGGGGGAGGAGCGGGGCCGGGCGGTCCGGGAGCTGGTCGCGTCGGCGACGCCGCTCTTCGAGTTCGCGGTCCGGACCACGCTCGCCCCCTACGACCTGTCCGAGGCGGCCCAGCGGGTGCAGGCGATGCGGGCGGTGGCCCCGATCCTGGCCCAGATCCGGGACCGCACGCTGCGCCCGGAGGTCGTCCGGGACGTGTCCGGCTGGATGGGCGTCGACCCCGACGTGCTCGCCACCGAGGTGCACCGGGCGCAGAGCCGGCCCGCACCGACGGCGCCGCGCGCCCCTGCTGCCGACGCCGCGGCCCAGGACGCGCCGGAGCAGCCCTCGCTGCCGCAGCCGGACCTGCGCGACCCGGTGCAGGTGGCCGAGCGGCACCTGGTGCAGGTGGCACTGCAGTATCCCCTGGCGATCGTCGCCGAGGACATGGACGAGCTCGGGCCGGAGGCGCTGCGCGCGCCCATGCACCGGGCGATCTGGCACGCGATGCGCGAGGCCGGCGGCGTGCAGGGCGCGGCCGGCCGTAGCGCCCGCTCCTGGGTCGAGGCGGTGCTCGCCGGCACCCCGCCGCCGGTGCACCCGCTCGTGCACGAGCTCTCGGTCGCCGCACTCCCGGACCGGCTCGATCCGCAGAGCGGTATGCCGCGCGAGGCCTTCGTGGACTGGCTGGTGCTGCGGGTGCGGCTGGCGGGGGTGGAGCAGGAGGTGTCCGACCTGCTCGGGCAGCAGTCGCGGGCGCCGGAGGGCAGCCCGGACAAGCGAGCCCTGGACGAGCGGCTCATGGAGCTGCACCGCGAACGGGCCCGGCTGCGGGCCAGGATGGAGTGA
- a CDS encoding SigE family RNA polymerase sigma factor translates to MLTADPAYSEFVTARGPRLRRAAYLLCGDVDLAEDLLQEAFIALAEKWESVDNPDGFVRRVIYRKRVSWWRKTRREVAVERMPERGIPDGAEDRARDDEVHAALRTLPPRQRAALVLRYFEDLTEAQTAEVMGVRPGTVKSLSHHAIARLREELGSQGLGAMEQKESLG, encoded by the coding sequence GTGCTGACGGCGGATCCTGCCTACAGCGAGTTCGTCACGGCCCGAGGGCCGCGGCTGCGCCGTGCCGCCTACCTGCTCTGCGGCGACGTCGACCTCGCCGAGGACCTGCTGCAGGAGGCCTTCATCGCCCTTGCCGAGAAGTGGGAAAGCGTCGACAACCCGGACGGCTTCGTGCGTCGCGTCATCTACCGCAAGCGGGTGTCCTGGTGGCGCAAGACCCGTCGGGAGGTGGCGGTGGAGCGTATGCCGGAGCGCGGCATACCGGACGGCGCGGAGGACCGGGCGCGGGACGACGAGGTGCACGCCGCGCTGCGGACCCTGCCGCCCCGGCAGCGGGCGGCCCTCGTGCTGCGCTACTTCGAGGACCTCACCGAGGCGCAGACGGCCGAGGTGATGGGTGTGCGACCCGGCACCGTGAAGAGCCTGTCGCACCATGCGATCGCCCGGCTGCGCGAGGAGCTGGGCAGCCAGGGGCTCGGCGCGATGGAGCAGAAGGAGAGCCTGGGATGA